From Impatiens glandulifera chromosome 7, dImpGla2.1, whole genome shotgun sequence:
ATCAATGATAGCTTCTTGAAGAATCTCCTGAAATTTCTTGCCTGATACATGCTattcaaaacaataacaaaAGGAAAAATGTTGAGAAACAagctttataaataaatcaaaactaaTTCAATGAATACCTCAATTATCCCACCACATAGAAATCCAAAAGAACGATGATGGTATAGCTCCACACTACCAGGCTCAGTTTCTGTGACAGACTTTGCAATTTGATTCAGACATTCATTCCAATCAACCGTAGGATTTCAAGGCCTATAGTTCCCAGTGCATTGTGAAGACCAGATGTGTGATTCAAAACATGATGGACCTAAACAAATACAATAATACATTACACTTACACATGATgagaaaactaattaaatagtCTCCTCCAGCACAAAGATCACACCTTTACTTGATCCTTTCCATTCGTTCCAAATTCTGGCCAAATATTTGTCACATTTTCCTCCAGCTTCAGTTTCCTGCTCAACAAATCAATACACTTCTTTCTCAATGCTTGGTTGAATGTAAGAAAAAACAGTGTACAAATTAACACACTTGAATAACCTACCCAGTTTCAACCAGCCAATGCATCAAACCGGCTTGTAATGCCCTTGGTGGCAGAAAATACAGTAAATAGGCTATCAGGCTGAACAGGACGAGGATCATATCTACCCATCATTCCAGCAGCTGTATCAATTATTACCTCTCCATCTTTATAGGCACATACCTTAATTAATTgtaattctttatattaatcAATCACCAAATTACAACTTTGctttttacattattatattacaCTGAATGAAAACTGCACCTACCTGGATACCAAGTATTTTGTCAGTATGCCCCAACTCAACAAGGAGCTGCCTCAACTTGGCCTCAGCATTAGAAAGGACTGGTGTTTCATATATCCATTGAGGATTTAGTACTGTTGCCCCATTGCTAATATTTCtgacacggataaaaatatataagctATCACtcgatatatttataaaatgactGACTTACTCTTCCAAAACAGACTCAGCAAAAGGTCTCATGATTTCCTGATGTGCGTTCATTGTGGATGAGAGCCCTAAATCCATGGTGATGAGTtgaccaataaaaaaaatctttagcATAGTCAAATTGTTGGTTTCATTTTTTAGTTACCTTGGAGGAGATTCAGAACCCTAGTCAATATGACAATATCGACTGGAAAAGTATCCACCTGGAGGATTGAACATTTTCACCCCAATCAAGTTTATCCAACTATAAATGGATTAAATGCAGTTTTGTGTACAAGAACTTACAGGATTAAAACGTTTAGCTTCTTCTTTTGGTTGTGATTTCATCTTTTCCTAATCAAGagcaattattaatatatatatatatagtatacaTTAACTTGGATAGGGTAAATGATTGATTGGcctaaaaaataatatgcatACTTACTGAATCTTCATTCGCATCTGTTAAACTACAAAAGAATACATTGGAAATTTCAAGAGTTTGTTCAGGCATGTCCGGACGTATCCTAAGCCCCATTTCTGCAAACGCGGATAAAAGTGTCACATGGCTACCCTGCAAGCAATAAGTACTATTAATAACATCATCAAGTAAAAGAAAAGTACATGTATGCATAGAAGCACATTtctctataaataaaatatctcaatAAACCTCTATAGATGCAAGGAATATCTTTGCCAAAGAAGTTTTGTGGATCCAGATAGTGACTTTGTATGCCCAAAATTAAGCAGGATGGGACGATGTGGCGACTCCTTACTGACTAGAAAATTTTCTAGACACATGTAAAAATTTATGGTTAGAGAAGGCCACAAATCCACCCACCATTGTTGCAGTACGAAATCAAAATGGAcagaaattagaatatggagATCTGGAAGAGAAGAAGTGATGCAGAAGTACTACCAAGATGAGGGTCACCATTGAAAAACCCATCCACAAAAATTTGGTGGGCATACGCATGAGTTATCTCTTCAACAAGCTTTTGCTTTTCCACACCCAAAGCTTCCAGTGATTCGTTATCATTTAAACAAATCCCATCCATATATTCTAAAATCAGCACTTTTTCAGTGGACTGCCCAGCACAAGGATTGTGTCAGTAAAAGGATTCAGGAATTCCAAATTAATAATCCTTGTCCAGATAAAAGGACAAAAGATGTAAACAAATTATGAGTGTGGTTGAGGAAAACCCAATCTAATAAAGCATTTGTTGAATGCAGAGTATTGGATTACCTGAATAACATCTGGTATGAGAACATCAACATGATTGAAATGGTTCTTTTCATCATCCCCAGTTTTTGCATCCGAGATTTCTAGAGACTTTCTTTGTATTTTCTGCAGGCACCCAAAGAATTTTCTTTGAAAAAGCTATAAAGGTATAATTATTCTTATGGAGATTACCTGCTTCATGGTTGAAATCCAATTCTTTTGGTGCTTCCTTGCACCACTCATATATCATTGTGTTGAAGTCATATTGTGGTTCAGCCCATGCTATCCAATCTACTATTATCCTCGCATTCTTCAAGTCCTGTAAACAAAATTTCTACCTACATATTACCAATTTCCATAACTAATATCACTCTCATCCTATAATTTCAAAGAATTTTACGACCTTCATATTATTGTCTTGATGCCATCATGTTGGACCTTAAACAACTATTTCCTGTCCATTAAGAAGAGTTGCTCGATGAACTTGTGATATCTGCCATACAGAAAAATGTTAAATCGTGTCCAAAAGAGAATCAATCAATATTAAAGTAGAAATGGTTTTCCCTTAGAACTACATCATAAACATTTTGACACTTTATAGTTTATACAGTGCAGATATCCCTCAAACTCTGATGTTACAATCAAGATCACCCAAAACCTCACCGATGTTGTTGCCAGTGGCGATTTATCAAAATCTAGGAAGGAGATCATTCATGGACTTTCCCAACTCTTCCTCTATTGTTCTACAAACCTGCAATAAATAGTAAGGAAAATATTCCTCATATTCATACAGATATAAGAATTGTAAGTGAAGTATATACCTCTTCCAAAGGGCGAGGAGGAAGCGAGTCTTGTAGCTTTTCAGAAGGCGAATATAAGCCCTGGGAAGTACATCAGATCGTGTAGATAAATACTTCCCCATTTTCACCCACAATCCTTCCAACTCCACCATCAAGCTGAATACACGCTTAGCATTACGTTCATGAGCTTTCTCCCATAGAGCAGATTTCTTTGACTTGGTTATCCACTTCTCCCATTGCTGTAAAACCTTGTAACATATAAAATAACCAATGGTTTCCCTAAGTTAACTGATACAAGATCAAAACATATTAGCTTTTAATATGAAGATTACCTTGTAATCCAAGTAAATTACAAGAGCCAAAGAGAACAGTTTCCTGCGCCTTATGTAGATATTTCCCCAGCCCATGATCATCAGGTAAGACTTGGatcaaagaaaaatatatatgtgttCACGATCAGGACGAAAATGATGATACAAATACTGAAATAATCGAAACTTTCATTTATAGTCATTAGAAAATACTCATTACTAGCACAAACGTAGCCGATCATGATAAGTTGGATGAAAAGGATGATAATCAccaaattaagttaaaatctAATTGAACGAATGAACACTCTATGACTATGAATGATCATAATAGACATACATAAAGCAGAATTGAACTCGGAAGAATGTGAAAATCAGAGCGAAGATGCTGAATACATACATAATTATCGCCGCAAGATGGTGAAGAAAGAGAGCGAGGAAGACCTCAATTGTACCTCGATGAAAGGATCGGTGAATGGAGTCTTCTGaaggaaatttgaattttcCTAGGCTTTGACTGCTTGTTGGCCACTCGCTGCTCACTTCACTGATTAGAGAACTATTTTGACAATTTGACTCGCCCCGCCCCGCCTCGAGCAACCGCTTTAACTCCATTGAAATAAACTGAAACAAGGACCAGTATCGACCGATGTACTTACAAAGAAAGTACATCCTCAATAATATCGATTAACTTTTCTAACCGAATTCACCGGTTTTCGAAACGAGTAACGAATATCAGAAAacgttaaaataattatgaagaTTTTCGAAAAGATCGATTAACTTTCAGACGGATGTCACCCGTTTCGGTTTTTGGAATGAGTAATGAATCTCGAATATAAAAAAcgttaaacataatatattataattatacaaCAAAATAAATCCGGActcctaataaaatattttattataaaagaattcCTACAAACTTCACAAATATGTCAATTTATTCAGTTAGTAGAAAAGCCAAACTAACTAATCTTACTAAATCATGAGTTGtgctttaattatatatatttactattgTAACTTAatgatttagtttatttataattatgatttaattttaatttttttaataaaattaataattctaatatatataacctgttaggattttttttttattttaataattcaactactacacttaaataattttttagttaataataatttttaaaataaatttaataaccgACAAATTGCATAATTACTAACTAACactttaataatgattttttaaaataaatttaaaacatataaatatagaaGGATAATTGCTTTGTAAAggtatttgtttgaaaatattttcttagacaaatttccctatttttgttttttctttatataatgccattcataaaaatttatatttatgttgcGTAAGAGATTATAGGTGACAAATTCAATTTTACTTAAGAAGTTAAAAGTGATCTCATGATTGTGAGGTCtacattaaaaagaaaaaaaaaaatatatatatatatatatatatatatatttttttttcaaaataatagtaGTAAGGGGAGGAAAGAGCCACTGGTTTCTAATCTTGTGtacaatttgaatttttaaaacaattatatattaatcttttctTGATGTTAAtagtgaataatatttttttgaaatgataTTAACTTTGATTATAGATTTGGCATTCTTTTTCCAATAGTAGTGtttttatatacaaacttttaacttcttcctttattttctttttgaaaagataaaacCACAAACTTTTTTGAAaagcaaaataaattatattattattatggtaaGTTGGTAACAACGTGGGCTGCCAAGTTGGTCATCCACTTCACTGTGCAAAAGTTGGGTTCTTTCAGAAAAGATAGTTGAAGATGAGCcatttagaaaaacaaaatttattactgggtataaaaattaaaatatttaccaGATTTAGATAAATActtataacgtttgagtttttcttttatattttaaagttcaTGAACTTGTCATATATTGATCAAATTTTAGGGACCATTTTATTTCTTAAGTCAATATTTAATACCAAAAAAAAGTGTACAGACTTCAAAAGTATTATGAAGAAATATTGGATCATGCTCTATTGCttttaggaaagaaaaaaatgtacaCATCCATTCTTTCTAACTTTTTCCTTGTTTACTTATGTAAATTACAAAAGCTGCTAAGCAATcaattatacattatatattatttggatTTGTGCTAAACATCTTTTTCAAGAGACacgtttatattaaattatttagttatttttagaAAGTTAACCTAATACCTAGATGATTTCACTtctatttaaaacattttaagtatATCAAAACATTCACATTTGGTATTTTAAAATGCTTGGTGTACATTAATTATGTGtttcttttgtttcatttattttcatttatgatTTGATGGTTTGTTCTAAGATacgcaattttttttaaatgtttcatgtatattaaaaatgataagaatcGTTTAAACACGACGACAAAAttgacataataataataaaatatacaaacaCGTTACCCAACAGATAATCGAGCCTTATAGATCCTTAGAAGAACGAATAAATCTATGACCTAgttcacatgtttttcaaaacgaatatcagaaaacgttataataatagccttatgaatgatacgcattaAAAGACTACGCTCGTGAAGATTCGACAATTTCTCTCAAACTACATGATccaccaaaaaaataattggaatgGTACCAATATGTATTCATGTCATGTCAGTCCGTGAATCCAACATTCACAAAACTTCTCAAAGATTCGGACTCACCTAGTGAATCACATCTTACTCCATAAAAGACTCCGGTATATTAGTCTattgacaatgcaaaagtaagtaaGTCGCCGATTCCACCTCCTTATGGACACATGCGACAACGATTTAGGTAATGTAATTTTTCCATAATGCCACAGGAGTCCAACGAGATACCCCATATATAATCAGAGTCCTCCAATTACACAACCGCAAATTACATAGATCCCTT
This genomic window contains:
- the LOC124945174 gene encoding LOW QUALITY PROTEIN: probable protein kinase UbiB (The sequence of the model RefSeq protein was modified relative to this genomic sequence to represent the inferred CDS: inserted 2 bases in 2 codons; deleted 6 bases in 5 codons; substituted 2 bases at 2 genomic stop codons), with protein sequence MIMGWGNIYIRRRKLFSLALVIYLDYKVLQQWEKWITKSKKSALWEKAHERNAKRVFSLMVELEGLWVKMGKYLSTRSDVLPRAYIRLLXKLQDSLPPRPLEEVCRTIEEELGKSMNISFLDFDKSPLATTSISQVHRATLLNGQEIVVKVQHDGIKTIIXRXKFCLQDLKNARIIVDWIAWAEPQYDFNTMIYEWCKEAPKELDFNHEAENTKKVSRNLGCKNGDDEKNHFNHVDVLIPDVIQSTEKVLILEYMDGICLNDNESLEALGVEKQKLVEEITHAYAHQIFVDGFFNGDPHLENFLVSKESPHRPILLNFGHTKSLSGSXKTSLAKIFLASIEGSHVTLLSAFAEMGLRIRPDMPEQTLEISNVFFCSLTDANEDSEKMKSQPKEEAKRFNPVDTFPVDIVILTRVLNLLQGLSSTMNAHQEIMRPFAESVLEENISNGATVLNPQWIYETPVLSNAEAKLRQLLVELGHTDKILGIQVCAYKDGEVIIDTAAGMMGRYDPRPVQPDSLFTVFSATKGITAGLMHWLVETGKLKLEENVTNIWPEFGTNGKDQVKVHHVLNHTSGLHNALGTIGLNPTVDWNECLNQIAKSVTETEPGSVELYHHRSFGFLCGGIIEHVSGKKFQEILQEAIIDPLEIEGELYIGIPSGVESRLATVTLDRDDLSKFLALSKNPDVPSSLSKSIQEGTITSIPFHFNSMDIRRAIIPSGNGHCSARALARYYAALVDGGLIPSSSSSSSQPCQKKQSPISDMKASTKPSLFSNPAIHDAFMGIREYEHLCLKDGKFGLGFKRSYAKDGSTLVGFGHAGFGGSVGLCDINNRFAIAITVNKLSMGGVSGEIVNLVCSELGIPVPFEYVRFDDASAGVIN